The region tgtttaaATAATGTGGTCAATGACATCATGGACACCCTCAGTGttgtttttactgttgttttacaaTGGTGACACATTGACCTTGTGTTTTCTATACCTAAGGCTGTCCTGGCGCTGGCGGCCTCCTGGACATCCAGACAGGTGGGGGAGAGGACACTGACGGGGACGGTCATCGACAGCGGAGACGGAGTCACCCACGTTATCCCTGTGGTGAGTGACAAACACACCTGATCTGAGGAAAAGCCTTCTCACGTCTGGCAGAAAAGACCGATCTATTACACACATTCACTCACGTGCACACGCtatacagtgcacacacacacacacacacacacacacacacacacacacacacacacacacacatagtgtttctcaaaatgcatactaccgtgctcaCGGGAGGGTCGGCGTATGAGTCCAAATTGAAGTATGTGAAACGGAGCATGGAGGGCACTTCTCAAATGTGTACTCCGTTtgtacatattttgaagcatgcatAGATGCATAGATGCATTCAACGGAAAGTCTGCAAAGAAATATGACGCAACCACGTAAAAAATTATGCAACATTTCTTGAAATCAATTTCGGCCATTATTTGAGTTTAAGCGAGAGGAAATACAAGGAGAGAAATGTTGCCTATTCACATCTCATACGTTGCCTGACAACTATTTTATCTTGATACGTTAGTAAATAATAAGTCAAATGGGCTAGCTACTAGTATTGTTAGCTAGCCAGAGGTTAAATTCTTCATGGCTATCTTGCATAATATtagttttaggtcatttttgccagttaaactatctggttagctacattattacaattcatataaaatgcattctgaaagtattcagaaccccttGACTTTCTTCACATAcaaatacagccttattctaaaattaatttaagtattattttccctcatcaatctacacacaataccccatactgacaaagcataaacaggtttttagatatctggctgggctactcagacattcagagacttgtcctgaagccactcctgagttgtcttggctgtgtgcttagggtcattgtcctgttggaaggggaatcttcgccccagtctgaggttctgagcactctgaagcaggttttcatcaaggatctctctgtactttgctccgttcatctttccctcgatcctgactagtctcccagtccctgctgctgaaaaagatcctcacagcatgatgatgctgccaccatgcttcaccgtagggatggtgctaggtttcctctagatgtgacgcttggcattcaggccaaagagttgaatcttggtttcatcagaccagagaatcttgtttctcatggtctaacagtcctttaggtaccttttggcaaactccaagcgggctgtcatgtgcctttttactgagtagtggcttccgtctggccgctctaccataaaggccagcttggtggagtgctgcagagatggttgtccttctggaagtttctcccatctccgcagaggaactctggagctctgtcagtgaccatcgggttcttggtcacatccctgaccaaggcctttctccccagattgctcagtttggctgggcggcaagctctaggaagagtcttggtggttccaaacttcttccatttaagaatgatggtgtccactgtgttcttgggcaccttcAATGCAGCAAAAAAAAATGGTACACTttcccagatctatgcctcgacactacggtcaattccttcgacctcatggcttggttttttgctctgacatgcactccaaccaagttgtagaaacatctcaaggatgatcaacggaaacaggatgcacttgagctcaatttcgagtctcatagcaaagggtctgaatacttatgtaaataaggtatttctgttttttatttttaatattttaatttctaaaaacctgttttcgcgttgtcattatagggtattgtgtatagattgaggaTGATTTAAAATGTAATCAATAtttgagtaaggctgtaacgtaacaaaatgtggaaaatactttccgaatgcactgtatctagctGATAATTATCAAGTAAAACActtgctttgtgtatatcttggAAGAAGGCTCAGTGAATGGGGAGATGAAGCGTGAGGTAATGCAGTAGGGGGAGTGTGTGCTTctcaaatgtattgttttatgtATTCTCTATACGCATCCTCACAAGAACGTACTCAAGAGATCGTGGTCGAGAGAATGCACTCTGAGCATGAGTGTGGAGTCGCGGTAGTATggatattgagaaacacccagagAGTATAGGGAATTATTTTTAAACAGAGAGACAAATGTacaacctgaacttgtccaataggaacacgTTACATTGCTAAATGTTTTTCTACTGCGTGTCATACTGAACACAAACATGGTCCCAGCGAAAGGCTCCCTCAGCCAGACACCTGATCCTGCATGTGTCTCAATACTTCTCAGTGGCCTCCTTTGCCTGTTTCCTTCCCCGTTACTAAAgaaatctatactgaacaaaaatataaacgcaacatgcaacaatttccatcatttttactgagttacagttcatataaggaaattagtaaatgtaaataaattcattaggagctaatctatggatttcacatgactggggaggggcacagtcatgggtgggccttggagggcataggcccacccactggggagccaggcccagccaatcagaattagttttttccCAACAAAtggtctttattacagacagaaatactcctcagtttcatcagctgtctgggtggctggtctcgggCGATCCCGCAGGATAAGAAGCcgcatgtggaggtcctgggctggcgttgttacaagtggtctgtgtttttgaggctggttggacgtactgccaaattctctaaaacgacattggaggcggcttatggtaaagaattgaacattcaattctctggcaacatctctggtggacattcttgcagttagcatgccaattgcacactacctcaacttgagacatctctggcattattctgtgacaaaactgcacattttagtgcccattttattgtccccagcacaatgtgcacgcacctgtgttatgatcatgccgtttaatcagcttcttgatatgccacacctgtcagatggatggattgtcttggcaaaggagaaattacagggatgtaaacaaatttgtgcactaaatgtgagagaaataagctttgtgcgtatggaacatttctgtgatcttttattccagctcatgaaacatgggaccaacactttacatgttgtgttcatttttgttcagtataaaaaagACTGGATGGGTAAAAGCCAGGGAAAGATTACTATCATGCGCATGTTTTCTCTTGTCCATTTCTtttcaatcagtgcagatgaaggcaACTATCAAAGTAGGCCACTATGCTTTTGACACAGCCTTAGATACAGGAGGAATTGCCTGGCAAGTAACCGTTTTGCAAGAACACACGTTGTGTGGTCAGTGGAGATTAAGTCAGCGTTTTGTAGGATGTACAAGCCACTGCTTAACATACAGAAAGTCAGGCGAACATAATTCAGGGTGTGAACATGTAATGCTGCTATGATAGAAAAATATGCCTATTCAATGTTGCTAAAAGAATAGTCAGTTATATATTCACTGATCCCCTTTTCTAACTACTGAGCCAAATTGAGCCAAACTGTACTGGGCTGGCTTGACTACacatccaccatagttgctggaaaggacaatgtgaaaagaaaatatccAGGCCAGCACAGTACGGTTTAGTTCGGCAACAATAGTGTAAATCTGTCATGAGCGTTATTTTAACACGTGCATCTACTTGGAACTATTTATTCTTATATGCTGTGATGTCACCTCAGCCAAGACATTGTGACCTCTGAACcatctttctttttgttttgCTGTAGGCTGAGGGCTACGTCATCGGCAGCTGTATAAAGCACATCCCCATCGCGGGCCGTGACATCACCTACTTCACCCAGCAGCTTCTGAGGGAGCGGGAGGTGGGCATCCCCCCAGAGCAGTCCCTGGAAACGGCCAAGGCAGTCAAGGTAGGTCATAGTGAACTACGTTTCCCGTCTACCACTACTCCACTCACCAACCACTGTGGTTCATAGTACAGTCAAGGAGTCAATCCCAGACCAAATTCTCAAATGTATCCCTGGTTCTCTGAGGCAAGATTTTCCAGAATGTTGATTTTAAATTGAAGCTATCCTGTGTTGCCTAAGGGCATTTTCACACAGGAATAACGCACTCTGTTGCGGTTCCCTAAGCCATTTTGTGAGAATTCAACAAAATATCTCGTGCTTTCACAAGAACTGTTTTGGGGTGGGATTTACAAGGTGAATTCTACATTGAAGTAGCATACTAGCTTGGCTTGCTAacaacagtcagacagttccTCACAACTCGCGCTACTGCATCATAAATAACACTTGTCACTCTGGTCCTGGGTCCTGGACCGACCACTTTGGCAGAAGTCCCACTGTTTTGTCTTTCTCCAACAACTAGTCTACCGCTCTCATTATTGTCCAGCACTTTCATTCAATGAAGGTATGCGCCCCAACCGCATTCCTCTACCACCACTCACCCAGTTCAGATTTTGTCACTGTTTGCAGTGGAAGTTGACTGAGTATTTCAACATTGCTAACACaactcagattttttaaatgaaatataaATGAAGAAATAAATGAACCAAGATGTCTACAATTGGAAATGTATAATTCTGACCGTGTCTGTAGTTTGACTATAACACTAGGTGGCGCAATTGTTCTACCGGTAAGTTTAATAGCTCCTGCTAAGAACATCACCTGATGTTCAGTCTTCTCTTTTGTAAGGTAGTTTGAAACTTGGGACACAGATGCAGTTCTGTTTTTGATTAAGTTTACACTTCAAGATGGACGACTTGACTCCCCAGGTGGTTCAAAGGGTGTGACTCCCCAGGTGGTTCAAAGGGTGTGTGGTGTTCCCATTAACCCCAAGCTTGTAATTGCTCCTTGTTTTCACCAGAATCAATTGGGATTCACTACCCTTGATCCAAAGGAGTACATTTTTCTTGAAAAGCTCATCTAAATCCTTTCTGGGCGTACTGTTGAAGGTCATTGTTGTTCAACCCGAGACAAACAAACACTCTTTTCATCCTACAGACTTGATCACTGACTGCAATTGGTAGCTTGATTTGTGTGCAATGTTCTTGCTCTTAAAAAATAGCTGTCCAATCAGTTGCATTTGTCTCTATTGTTTAAGTGGAGTCCTGTGTTGTTGGAAACTCTTAAGAAAATAATTTGGAATGTAATTAGGGCCAAAATCATGGTCTAAGCAGGTACTAGTGTTGAGCAATTAATGGTTTTGGTtcgattacatttaaaaaaaacattaaatgcactgcattatgtgggttgaatgctgtaacacagaatacagcaatacaccatgatggtagtgactt is a window of Salvelinus alpinus unplaced genomic scaffold, SLU_Salpinus.1 scaffold_423, whole genome shotgun sequence DNA encoding:
- the LOC139567390 gene encoding actin-related protein 3-like, with the protein product MERFMEQVIFKYLRAEPEDHYFLLTEPPLNTPENREYTAEIMFESFNVPGLYIAVQAVLALAASWTSRQVGERTLTGTVIDSGDGVTHVIPVAEGYVIGSCIKHIPIAGRDITYFTQQLLREREVGIPPEQSLETAKAVKVGHSELRFPSTTTPLTNHCGS